A stretch of Geomonas oryzisoli DNA encodes these proteins:
- a CDS encoding type IV pilus twitching motility protein PilT — protein sequence MINFHQMLKELVERGGSDLHITTNTSPQIRIDGHLTPMDVPPLTAIETKQLCYSILTDAQKHRFEEDNELDLSFGVKGLSRFRGNIFVQRGAVAGVFRVIPYKILTFEELGLPPVVRALCDKPRGLILVTGPTGSGKSTTLASMIDHINMNRRDHIVTVEDPIEYLHPHKGCIVNQREVGADTKSFKHALKYVLRQDPDVVLIGELRDLETIEAALTLAETGHLCFATLHTNSCAQTMNRIIDVFPPYQQTQVRTQLSFVLEGVMSQTLIPRATGPGRALALEVMVPNPAIRNLIREDKVHQIYSQMQVGQEKFGMQTMNQCLMNLLSRRLITVDDALGRSSEPDELKQMLAPGSGSAQMRRPPQR from the coding sequence ATGATCAACTTTCATCAAATGCTAAAGGAACTGGTGGAGAGAGGCGGCTCCGACCTCCACATCACCACCAACACCTCACCGCAGATCCGTATCGACGGGCACCTGACCCCGATGGACGTCCCGCCGCTCACCGCCATCGAGACCAAGCAGCTTTGCTACAGCATCCTCACCGACGCCCAGAAACACCGGTTCGAAGAGGACAACGAGCTCGACCTCTCTTTCGGCGTCAAGGGACTCTCCCGCTTCAGGGGCAACATCTTCGTGCAGCGCGGCGCCGTTGCCGGCGTCTTCAGGGTGATTCCCTACAAGATACTGACCTTCGAGGAACTGGGGCTCCCCCCGGTGGTGCGGGCCCTGTGCGACAAGCCGCGCGGCCTGATCCTGGTCACCGGGCCGACCGGTTCCGGCAAGTCGACCACGCTCGCTTCGATGATCGACCACATCAACATGAACCGGCGCGATCACATCGTCACCGTCGAAGACCCTATCGAGTATCTGCATCCGCATAAGGGGTGCATCGTGAACCAGCGCGAGGTGGGCGCCGACACCAAGAGCTTCAAGCACGCGCTGAAGTACGTGCTGCGCCAGGACCCCGACGTGGTCCTGATCGGCGAGTTGCGCGACCTGGAGACCATCGAGGCGGCGCTGACCCTGGCCGAAACCGGTCACCTCTGCTTCGCCACGCTGCACACCAACTCCTGCGCCCAGACCATGAACAGGATCATCGACGTATTCCCTCCCTACCAGCAGACCCAGGTGAGGACCCAGCTCTCTTTCGTGCTGGAGGGGGTAATGTCGCAGACCCTGATCCCGAGGGCCACAGGACCAGGACGCGCCCTGGCACTGGAGGTCATGGTCCCCAACCCGGCGATCAGGAACCTGATCCGCGAGGACAAGGTGCACCAGATCTACTCGCAGATGCAAGTGGGGCAGGAGAAGTTCGGCATGCAGACTATGAACCAGTGCCTAATGAATCTTTTGTCGCGCCGTCTCATCACCGTGGACGACGCGCTCGGCCGCTCGTCCGAACCCGACGAGCTGAAGCAGATGCTTGCGCCCGGGTCCGGCTCGGCGCAGATGCGGCGTCCGCCGCAACGATAG
- a CDS encoding type II secretion system F family protein translates to MAQFDWEAKSKAGGVQKGVMEAASAAMVEAQLKRYGFSGISVKEHGKGLSFELKLPGFGGPKKIETKDLVVFTRQFATMIDSGLPLVQCLDILSSQQENKTFKEILVKVKESVESGSTFADALARHPRAFDQLYVNLVAAGEVGGILDTILARLAAYIEKAMKLKKQVKGAMVYPITIMSIAVIVVGVILIFVIPTFAKMFADFGGELPAPTKFVIALSNFLVKYIVLIIAAMFAIKYAIGKYYATPNGKKVIDAFALKAPIAGPLIRKVSVAKFTRTLGTMISSGVPIMDGLEIVAKTAGNKIVEEAIYNVRQSISEGKTIAEPLAESGVFPAMVVQMISVGEATGAMDAMLNKIADFYDDEVDDAVGALTSMMEPLLMVFLGTTVGGLVIAMYLPIFKLAGAVGG, encoded by the coding sequence ATGGCACAATTCGATTGGGAAGCAAAGAGCAAGGCGGGGGGCGTCCAAAAGGGCGTCATGGAGGCCGCCAGCGCAGCCATGGTGGAGGCGCAGCTCAAAAGATACGGTTTCTCCGGCATCAGCGTCAAAGAGCACGGCAAGGGGCTCTCGTTTGAGTTGAAGCTCCCTGGATTTGGCGGACCCAAGAAGATCGAGACCAAGGACCTGGTCGTCTTCACGCGCCAGTTCGCCACCATGATCGACTCCGGCCTGCCTCTGGTGCAGTGTCTGGACATCCTCTCCAGCCAGCAGGAGAACAAGACCTTCAAGGAGATCCTGGTGAAGGTCAAGGAGAGTGTCGAGAGCGGCTCGACCTTCGCCGACGCGCTCGCCCGGCACCCGAGGGCCTTCGACCAGCTCTACGTCAACCTCGTGGCCGCCGGTGAGGTGGGCGGTATCCTCGACACCATCCTGGCCAGGCTCGCCGCCTACATCGAAAAGGCGATGAAGCTCAAGAAGCAGGTGAAGGGGGCCATGGTCTATCCGATCACGATCATGTCCATCGCGGTCATCGTGGTAGGCGTCATCCTCATCTTCGTCATCCCGACCTTCGCGAAGATGTTCGCGGACTTCGGCGGCGAACTCCCTGCGCCCACCAAGTTCGTCATTGCGCTCTCCAACTTCCTGGTCAAGTACATCGTGCTGATCATCGCAGCCATGTTCGCCATCAAGTACGCCATCGGCAAGTACTACGCGACCCCCAACGGCAAAAAGGTCATCGACGCCTTCGCCCTCAAGGCCCCCATCGCCGGCCCCCTGATCCGGAAGGTCTCCGTCGCCAAGTTCACCCGCACCCTGGGAACCATGATCAGTTCCGGCGTTCCCATCATGGACGGCTTGGAGATCGTAGCCAAGACGGCGGGCAACAAGATCGTCGAGGAGGCGATCTACAACGTGCGCCAGTCCATTTCCGAGGGCAAGACCATCGCCGAACCGCTTGCGGAAAGCGGCGTATTCCCCGCGATGGTGGTGCAGATGATCTCGGTGGGCGAAGCGACCGGCGCCATGGATGCCATGCTGAACAAGATCGCCGACTTCTACGACGATGAGGTCGACGATGCCGTCGGGGCTCTCACCTCCATGATGGAGCCTCTGCTCATGGTGTTCCTGGGGACCACGGTCGGCGGCCTGGTCATCGCCATGTATCTGCCGATCTTCAAACTGGCTGGCGCAGTCGGCGGTTAA
- a CDS encoding two-component system sensor histidine kinase NtrB translates to MIEKKKVFWFILLRLLVVTVFMVTTVYLDVHTYDVSGEVAGRVLVRLIGATYLFSLLSLAVLRTAPPRTTRTLTYLQIVWDLILVTVLILVSGGVTSHYAFLYFLSIISASALLARSQAYYTASLCVILYGAILDFQYYGRLVPLGLSPYPAQQWGAEYLFYLIFLHCASFFLTAFLAGHLAERARVSESALKEKAIDYEELERLNSCIVSTIDSGLLTINASGRIRVFNRYAEVLTGTSQQDAYDRPLAEVLPGLAKFEPNLFESGQGEFSHTGPDEHELLLSFKSVPLLDKEGATAGAIFDLHDLTEIKRMAAELKRADRLAAVGELSARMAHEIRNPLAAISGSVQLVALRPWVDEKDERLFSIILRETDRLDGLLRDFLFYAKPNQPTKVPLNLHRVISDLCALLATDPRLEGVEIVHEIPADLVVQFDKDQCTQVFWNLLVNAAEAITGGGSISIEGAAVLGHGGRGEVRISIRDNGSGMSPEDVKRVFEPFFTTKKGGTGLGLATVYRIVETNGGRMSINSSLGQGTTVVLHLPA, encoded by the coding sequence ATGATCGAAAAGAAAAAAGTCTTCTGGTTCATTCTGCTAAGACTGCTGGTGGTAACCGTTTTCATGGTTACCACCGTTTATCTCGACGTACACACCTATGATGTAAGTGGCGAGGTCGCCGGCAGGGTGCTGGTCCGGTTGATCGGCGCCACCTACCTTTTTTCCCTGCTTTCGCTGGCGGTGCTGCGCACCGCGCCTCCCCGGACTACCCGCACCCTGACCTATCTCCAGATCGTCTGGGACCTGATCCTGGTCACCGTTTTGATCCTGGTTTCCGGCGGGGTCACCTCGCACTACGCTTTTCTCTACTTCCTGTCGATCATCAGTGCCAGCGCCCTTTTGGCACGTTCCCAGGCCTATTACACCGCGTCCTTGTGCGTCATCCTTTACGGCGCCATCCTGGACTTCCAGTACTACGGCAGGCTGGTTCCCCTCGGGCTTTCCCCTTACCCCGCGCAGCAGTGGGGTGCCGAGTACCTGTTCTACCTGATCTTTCTCCACTGCGCCTCCTTCTTTCTGACCGCGTTTCTGGCGGGGCACCTGGCCGAGCGCGCGCGGGTGTCCGAGAGTGCCCTGAAGGAAAAGGCGATCGACTACGAGGAGTTGGAGCGGCTGAACTCGTGCATCGTGTCGACCATTGACAGCGGCCTTTTGACCATCAATGCCTCAGGCAGGATTCGCGTTTTTAATCGCTACGCCGAAGTGCTGACCGGCACCTCCCAGCAAGACGCCTACGACCGCCCGTTGGCAGAGGTGCTGCCCGGCCTCGCCAAGTTCGAACCGAACCTGTTCGAATCCGGGCAGGGGGAGTTTTCCCACACCGGGCCCGACGAACACGAACTGCTCCTCTCCTTCAAGTCGGTCCCGCTGCTGGACAAGGAGGGGGCGACCGCTGGGGCGATCTTCGATCTGCACGACCTGACCGAGATCAAGCGCATGGCGGCGGAACTCAAGCGGGCGGACCGGCTGGCTGCGGTGGGCGAGCTCTCGGCGCGGATGGCGCACGAGATCCGCAACCCGCTGGCTGCCATCAGCGGATCGGTGCAACTGGTGGCACTAAGGCCCTGGGTGGATGAAAAGGACGAGCGGCTGTTCTCCATCATCCTCAGGGAGACCGACCGGCTGGACGGCCTGTTGCGCGATTTCCTCTTCTACGCCAAACCCAACCAACCTACCAAGGTCCCGCTGAACCTGCACCGTGTGATCAGCGACCTGTGCGCCCTGCTTGCCACCGACCCCCGGCTGGAAGGGGTCGAGATCGTGCACGAAATTCCAGCAGACCTGGTGGTGCAGTTCGACAAAGACCAGTGCACGCAGGTGTTCTGGAATCTGCTGGTAAATGCCGCCGAAGCCATCACGGGAGGCGGCAGCATCAGCATAGAAGGCGCTGCGGTGCTGGGGCATGGCGGTCGCGGCGAGGTCCGCATCAGCATCAGGGACAACGGCTCCGGGATGAGCCCTGAGGACGTGAAACGCGTGTTCGAACCTTTCTTCACCACCAAGAAGGGTGGGACCGGATTGGGGCTCGCCACCGTCTACCGCATCGTCGAGACCAACGGAGGCCGGATGTCCATCAACAGCAGCCTCGGCCAAGGGACCACCGTCGTCCTGCACCTGCCGGCCTGA
- a CDS encoding sigma-54-dependent transcriptional regulator has protein sequence MRARILVVDDELSMREFLAILLDGEGYLVDQAESAEQALSCIAERHYEMVISDVSMPGLGGIELLTRVKAQSPDTAVLMITAFTTAEQAVEAMKLGAYDYIGKPFKVEEVKVLVRKALEKQSLVQENKRLKAEVQERFSFSGMIGKSKQIREVYELIEKVADSMANVLITGESGTGKELAARAIHYNSPRKNASFVAVNCGAIPETLIESELFGHAKGAFTGAIADRPGLFEQAEGGTLFLDEIGELPLQLQAKLLRVLQEREFRRVGGGVALKADVRIVAASNRNLEEQVREGSFREDLFYRLNVVQVRMPSLKERSEDIPALVEHFYKKYSLWSGSGDMITPEALRALFNYPFPGNVRELENLVERCVVLGSRVIEIDCLPPSVREHHIVVPEAGQLEIPEEGMDLQAYLDHLEQKLLVQALEKSGGVKKRAAALLGMTFRSFRYRLAKFGMDEE, from the coding sequence ATGCGTGCCAGAATTTTGGTTGTCGATGATGAACTGAGCATGCGGGAGTTCCTGGCCATCCTCCTCGATGGCGAAGGGTACCTGGTGGACCAGGCGGAAAGCGCCGAGCAAGCGCTTTCCTGCATCGCCGAGCGGCATTACGAGATGGTGATATCCGACGTCAGCATGCCGGGGCTTGGGGGGATAGAGCTCCTCACCAGGGTGAAGGCGCAATCCCCCGATACCGCCGTCCTCATGATCACCGCCTTCACTACCGCGGAGCAGGCGGTCGAGGCCATGAAACTCGGCGCCTACGACTACATCGGCAAGCCCTTCAAGGTTGAGGAAGTGAAGGTGCTGGTGCGCAAGGCCCTGGAAAAGCAGAGCCTGGTCCAGGAAAACAAGCGCCTCAAGGCCGAGGTGCAGGAGCGCTTCAGCTTCTCGGGGATGATCGGCAAGAGCAAGCAGATCCGCGAGGTCTACGAGCTCATCGAGAAGGTGGCCGACAGCATGGCCAACGTCCTCATCACCGGCGAGAGCGGTACCGGCAAGGAACTCGCCGCCAGGGCGATCCATTACAACTCTCCGCGCAAGAACGCGTCTTTCGTGGCGGTCAACTGTGGCGCCATCCCCGAGACGCTCATCGAGAGCGAGTTGTTCGGTCACGCCAAGGGTGCCTTCACCGGCGCCATCGCCGACCGTCCCGGCCTGTTTGAACAGGCCGAGGGGGGGACGCTGTTTCTGGACGAGATCGGTGAGTTGCCCCTGCAACTCCAGGCCAAGCTGCTGCGCGTGCTGCAGGAGCGCGAATTCAGGCGGGTGGGGGGCGGGGTCGCCCTGAAAGCCGACGTTCGCATCGTGGCGGCCTCCAACCGCAACCTGGAGGAACAGGTGCGCGAGGGGAGCTTCCGCGAGGATCTGTTTTACCGTCTCAACGTGGTCCAGGTCCGCATGCCGTCCCTCAAGGAGCGCAGCGAGGACATCCCGGCCCTGGTCGAGCATTTCTACAAGAAATACTCCCTTTGGAGCGGTTCCGGCGACATGATCACCCCCGAGGCGCTGCGCGCGCTGTTTAATTACCCTTTCCCGGGTAATGTGCGCGAACTGGAGAACCTCGTCGAGCGCTGCGTGGTGCTGGGGAGCCGCGTCATAGAGATCGATTGTCTTCCCCCCTCAGTGCGTGAGCATCACATAGTGGTTCCGGAAGCCGGGCAACTCGAGATACCCGAAGAGGGGATGGACCTGCAGGCCTACCTGGATCACCTGGAGCAGAAGCTGTTGGTGCAGGCGCTGGAGAAAAGCGGCGGGGTGAAAAAACGGGCCGCCGCGCTGCTGGGCATGACCTTCCGTTCGTTCCGCTACCGGCTGGCCAAGTTCGGCATGGACGAGGAGTGA
- a CDS encoding type IV pilin protein, producing MLNKLRSKKGFTLIELLIVVAIIGILAAIAIPQFSAYRQKAYNSAAQSDLKNSKTALESFYADNQTYPF from the coding sequence ATGTTAAACAAACTGAGAAGCAAAAAGGGCTTCACCCTGATCGAGCTCTTGATCGTCGTGGCGATCATCGGCATCCTCGCCGCCATCGCCATCCCGCAGTTCTCCGCGTACAGGCAGAAGGCTTACAACTCTGCCGCCCAGAGCGACCTGAAGAACTCCAAGACCGCTCTCGAGTCCTTCTACGCCGACAACCAGACCTACCCGTTCTAA
- a CDS encoding ABC transporter permease, whose protein sequence is MSIFENFFRLSVFSLVRDRFLYLLFSLALIALLLIPAFSMFSMRQVQELSVTLCLSALSFLLLVVTVLTGSSSLWRDIEKRYTFSVLGLPVSRAGFVLGKFSAVALLLAVVAAVFGAGSFAAIKVAAGVYPSDIPVAWGVFCAAVAFDVLKYLMLLAILFFLSALSTSFYFPFLAGIAVFIAGSASQEVYEYVQGAYGKGITPAAKAVITGIYYLLPNFAAFDLHPHAIYALPVPPGGALLTFVYWLCYTGVMLSLAVWSFSRRELT, encoded by the coding sequence ATGTCCATATTCGAGAACTTCTTCAGGCTGAGCGTCTTCTCCCTGGTGCGCGACCGGTTCCTCTACCTCCTATTCTCCCTGGCGCTGATCGCGCTTTTGCTGATCCCGGCCTTCAGCATGTTCTCCATGCGCCAGGTGCAGGAGCTCTCGGTCACCCTCTGTCTCTCCGCGCTGTCGTTCCTGCTCCTCGTGGTGACCGTGCTCACCGGATCCTCGTCGCTTTGGCGTGACATAGAGAAGCGCTACACCTTCTCGGTGCTCGGGCTGCCCGTTTCCCGGGCCGGGTTCGTGCTCGGCAAATTCTCCGCCGTCGCGCTGCTGCTCGCCGTGGTCGCCGCCGTCTTCGGCGCCGGCTCCTTTGCCGCCATCAAGGTTGCCGCCGGGGTCTATCCCTCCGACATTCCGGTTGCCTGGGGCGTCTTCTGCGCCGCTGTCGCCTTCGATGTGCTGAAATACCTGATGCTGCTCGCGATCCTCTTCTTTCTCTCGGCCCTCAGCACCTCCTTTTACTTCCCGTTTCTTGCGGGCATCGCCGTATTCATTGCCGGAAGTGCCAGCCAGGAGGTGTACGAGTACGTGCAGGGTGCGTACGGCAAGGGGATCACGCCGGCTGCCAAGGCTGTGATCACCGGCATCTACTACCTGCTTCCCAACTTCGCCGCTTTTGACCTGCACCCCCACGCGATCTATGCCCTGCCCGTCCCCCCCGGCGGCGCGCTCCTGACCTTCGTCTATTGGTTGTGCTACACCGGCGTCATGCTTTCGCTCGCCGTCTGGAGCTTTTCCAGAAGAGAGCTGACATGA
- a CDS encoding ABC transporter ATP-binding protein, giving the protein MNAVEISHLSKSYPGKRLGKVAALHDVSLEVAAGEVFGFLGPNGAGKSTTIKIVMGLLRPGTGSVRVFGTPVQSVESRRKVGYLPENPSFYEFLTGREYLAFVGRAFGMDDAAIRSESSRVLELLDLSGAADRPIRGYSKGMVQRLGLAQAMVHDPDLYILDEPMSGLDPVGRALVKEIIKDLKRRGKTVFFSTHITADIEIVCDRVGIVAGGRLRTVDSVANILQSGVVGYEIEISRAGAVEVIQVERDLLQHRLSELMDTGAVIERIEPVRKDMEAFFLDIISREPDGSR; this is encoded by the coding sequence ATGAACGCAGTCGAGATATCGCACCTCTCCAAAAGCTACCCCGGCAAGAGGCTGGGCAAGGTGGCCGCGCTGCACGACGTCTCCCTTGAGGTCGCCGCAGGCGAGGTCTTCGGCTTCTTAGGTCCCAACGGCGCCGGAAAGAGCACCACCATCAAGATCGTCATGGGGCTGTTACGACCCGGTACGGGTAGCGTCCGTGTCTTCGGCACTCCGGTGCAGAGCGTTGAGAGCCGCCGCAAGGTCGGCTACCTCCCCGAGAACCCCTCCTTCTACGAGTTTCTGACCGGGCGCGAGTACCTCGCCTTCGTCGGGAGGGCCTTCGGCATGGACGATGCCGCCATCCGTTCCGAGTCGTCGCGGGTCCTGGAGTTGCTCGATCTCTCCGGCGCCGCCGACCGCCCCATCCGCGGGTACAGCAAGGGGATGGTGCAGCGCCTCGGGCTCGCCCAGGCGATGGTGCACGATCCCGACCTGTACATCCTCGACGAACCGATGAGCGGCCTCGACCCGGTGGGAAGGGCGCTGGTCAAGGAGATCATCAAGGACCTCAAAAGACGCGGCAAGACCGTCTTTTTCAGCACCCACATAACCGCCGACATCGAGATCGTCTGCGACCGCGTGGGCATCGTCGCCGGCGGCAGGCTCAGAACCGTTGACAGCGTAGCCAACATCCTGCAAAGTGGCGTCGTCGGCTACGAGATCGAGATAAGCCGCGCCGGTGCTGTCGAGGTCATCCAGGTGGAGCGGGACCTGCTGCAGCATCGGTTGTCTGAACTTATGGACACCGGTGCGGTCATCGAGCGGATCGAACCGGTGCGCAAGGACATGGAGGCCTTTTTCCTTGACATCATTTCCAGAGAGCCTGACGGTTCGCGATAG
- a CDS encoding tetratricopeptide repeat protein, with the protein MTSFPESLTVRDSRAVLLLIGVVVALFLPAVWCPSNPIDDPGILSVYGNDLLTLAEVVSPGGGYYYRPLIALSFYLDYHVLAQDIRLLHLENVLIHATNAVLLFLFGRRLFPKAASVVPLAAALIFALHPVNTEAVNWIAGRTDPLAALFVLLAGLALCRGLATGRGRWTVASVALTLFGALAKETALFMIPASFLIVQAWISQHPQRSDSARRQRIVLAAASLALSLLFAFLFSYRALSHGNSVATLMQGHRPDLFGSVLVLLKSAGFYVKKMLFPWPLNIAIDSVSAWYLVPALAALLLLWRSPKTSPWLAMTCTGFMFLMPPLAVALFGVAWTPVAERYLYIPSLFFSLGGAGWFFSSAASLGKQRLAAPVLVSVLVILAFGTWQRISVWRDNIALYRDAVAQSPDFAMLHNTLAVLYAKGGRIDEAHRELNLASSLEPSELLKVLIRKNRISLAIYGVPPEEARRTLNLYLGKPAQEDTELLDALRKIDVVLIRKAPAGAERDEMSRELVEVNEELYARTRDPLLLYHTGQLLLGLGEEKRAGAYFGRSFGAASEGAYYKAAAGKLAAKYGEGR; encoded by the coding sequence TTGACATCATTTCCAGAGAGCCTGACGGTTCGCGATAGCAGGGCGGTCCTCCTCCTGATCGGGGTCGTCGTCGCGCTCTTCCTTCCGGCCGTCTGGTGTCCCTCCAACCCCATCGACGATCCCGGCATCCTGAGCGTCTACGGCAACGACCTGCTGACCCTCGCCGAAGTGGTGAGTCCTGGGGGGGGGTACTACTACCGCCCGCTCATCGCGCTGAGCTTCTATCTCGACTACCACGTGCTGGCACAGGACATCAGGCTTTTGCACCTGGAGAACGTCCTCATTCACGCCACCAACGCCGTGCTGCTGTTTCTTTTCGGTCGGCGCCTGTTCCCTAAAGCAGCCTCCGTTGTCCCTCTGGCTGCCGCCCTCATCTTCGCGCTCCATCCGGTGAACACCGAGGCGGTGAACTGGATCGCCGGGCGCACCGATCCTCTGGCCGCTCTGTTCGTGCTCCTTGCCGGACTTGCCCTCTGCCGCGGGCTCGCGACGGGAAGGGGGCGGTGGACCGTGGCGTCGGTCGCGCTGACGCTTTTTGGCGCGCTCGCCAAAGAGACGGCCCTCTTCATGATCCCCGCGTCATTTTTGATCGTCCAGGCGTGGATCTCCCAGCACCCGCAGCGGTCGGATTCGGCCAGGCGGCAGCGCATCGTCCTTGCGGCAGCCTCGCTTGCCCTTTCGCTTCTCTTCGCCTTTCTTTTCTCGTATCGTGCGCTTTCCCACGGCAACAGCGTTGCAACGCTCATGCAGGGGCACCGGCCTGACCTCTTCGGCTCGGTGCTGGTCCTGCTCAAGAGCGCGGGGTTCTACGTGAAGAAGATGCTCTTCCCGTGGCCGCTCAACATCGCCATCGATTCCGTTTCCGCCTGGTACCTGGTCCCGGCGCTTGCGGCACTGCTCCTTTTGTGGCGTTCCCCCAAAACGAGCCCTTGGCTCGCGATGACCTGCACGGGATTCATGTTCCTGATGCCCCCTCTCGCGGTGGCGCTCTTCGGTGTCGCCTGGACGCCCGTTGCCGAGCGCTACCTCTACATCCCCTCCCTGTTTTTCTCTCTGGGGGGCGCCGGGTGGTTCTTCAGCAGCGCGGCTTCCCTTGGCAAACAACGGCTGGCCGCGCCGGTTTTGGTGTCGGTGCTTGTCATTCTCGCTTTCGGTACCTGGCAGAGGATCTCTGTCTGGCGGGACAACATCGCGCTCTACCGGGACGCCGTCGCCCAGAGTCCGGACTTCGCCATGCTGCACAACACGCTGGCGGTTTTGTACGCAAAGGGGGGGAGAATCGACGAGGCGCACCGTGAGCTCAACCTCGCCTCCTCGTTGGAGCCGAGCGAACTGCTTAAGGTGCTGATACGGAAGAACCGGATCAGCCTCGCTATCTACGGAGTGCCCCCCGAGGAGGCACGCCGCACGCTGAACCTGTACCTGGGTAAACCTGCCCAGGAGGATACGGAACTCCTCGATGCCCTGCGCAAGATCGATGTCGTCCTGATCAGGAAGGCGCCCGCGGGTGCGGAGCGAGACGAGATGTCCCGCGAACTGGTCGAGGTGAACGAGGAGCTGTACGCCAGGACACGCGATCCCCTGCTGCTGTACCACACCGGGCAACTGCTCCTGGGCCTGGGGGAGGAGAAGCGGGCCGGAGCGTACTTCGGCCGGAGCTTCGGCGCAGCATCGGAGGGGGCGTATTATAAAGCCGCCGCAGGCAAACTTGCCGCGAAGTACGGGGAGGGGCGGTGA
- a CDS encoding decaprenyl-phosphate phosphoribosyltransferase, which yields MTGYLKLMRPHQWLKNLMIFFPALLSGVIIQPGVAQRGVLPMLAFCLGSSATYVINDLLDAPKDRNHPRKSRRPIASGTVGTRPALFLALLLAVCSIGTALLVPGIFPLLLVSYLAISACYSLKLKDVAIVDIFCIAAGFVLRLEAGGDALGVAISEWLFLSVFLLSVFLSTGKRLCEQRGLGEGAGSHRKSLEGYPPGFLDIAMAMTGAAVLVTYTMYSLSKPHLIYTVPLCTFGLFRYALRVKAGGGGDPTDALLKDFPLFATGLLWLIMVASGIYR from the coding sequence GTGACCGGTTACCTGAAGCTCATGCGGCCGCACCAGTGGCTGAAGAACCTGATGATCTTCTTCCCGGCCCTGCTGTCGGGTGTCATCATCCAGCCGGGCGTTGCGCAGCGGGGGGTGCTTCCCATGCTCGCCTTCTGTCTTGGTTCCAGCGCCACCTATGTCATCAACGACCTGCTCGACGCCCCCAAGGACCGCAACCACCCGAGAAAGAGCAGGCGCCCCATCGCCTCGGGGACGGTCGGGACGCGCCCGGCCCTTTTTCTGGCGCTGCTGCTCGCAGTCTGTAGCATCGGCACCGCGCTGCTCGTCCCCGGCATCTTCCCGCTGCTCCTCGTGAGCTACCTGGCGATCTCCGCCTGCTATTCGCTGAAATTGAAGGACGTGGCGATCGTCGACATCTTCTGCATCGCGGCGGGCTTCGTCCTGAGGCTCGAGGCCGGCGGCGATGCTCTCGGTGTGGCCATCTCCGAATGGCTTTTTCTCTCCGTGTTTCTGCTCTCGGTGTTTTTGAGCACCGGCAAGCGGCTGTGCGAGCAGCGCGGGCTGGGTGAAGGGGCGGGGAGCCATCGCAAAAGCCTGGAGGGATACCCCCCCGGGTTCCTCGATATCGCCATGGCGATGACCGGGGCCGCGGTCCTTGTCACCTACACCATGTACTCCCTCTCCAAGCCGCACCTCATCTACACCGTGCCGCTTTGCACCTTCGGGCTTTTCCGCTATGCGCTCAGGGTGAAGGCCGGGGGTGGGGGGGACCCGACCGATGCGCTTTTGAAGGACTTCCCGCTTTTTGCCACCGGCCTTCTCTGGCTGATCATGGTCGCTTCCGGGATCTACCGATGA